The Planococcus liqunii genome includes a region encoding these proteins:
- a CDS encoding CtsR family transcriptional regulator: MRNISDVIEGYLKEVIELSERDHIEIKRNEVAEKFQCVPSQINYVINTRFTVDRGYLVESKRGGGGYIRIKRIRMHQKSDVISDIIGRLENGATQSMAEDIVFRLLDEDVVSKREAKLILSAIDRSTLLLPLPVRDEVRARILIAMLFTLKYQSNT, from the coding sequence ATGCGGAATATTTCAGACGTGATTGAAGGTTATTTGAAAGAAGTTATCGAATTAAGCGAGAGAGACCATATTGAAATAAAAAGAAATGAAGTAGCAGAAAAATTTCAATGTGTGCCTTCTCAAATAAATTATGTGATTAACACTAGGTTTACTGTCGATAGGGGCTATCTGGTTGAAAGCAAAAGAGGCGGGGGCGGCTATATCCGCATCAAGCGGATTAGGATGCATCAGAAATCTGATGTGATTTCTGATATTATCGGCCGCCTGGAAAATGGAGCTACTCAGAGCATGGCAGAAGACATTGTTTTTCGGCTCTTGGATGAAGATGTCGTATCCAAACGAGAAGCGAAATTAATCTTAAGTGCCATCGACCGCTCCACTTTGCTTTTGCCTTTGCCGGTTCGAGATGAAGTAAGGGCAAGGATACTTATTGCGATGCTCTTTACTTTAAAGTATCAGTCAAACACATAA
- a CDS encoding UvrB/UvrC motif-containing protein, with translation MICDQCGERPASVIVKQKMQGQMTERHLCHVCAAENHNLNFVFEQDPMAIHQLLSNWFPKQQTSVSPVKKEVAVCPSCGFTFTKFLELGKFGCATCYEAFEPQLENIFKRLHNGNFEHAGKIPASYGSTLKIRKEIEELRKLMQVSIQNENFEEAAKFRDEIKELNLQLEGGVPDGN, from the coding sequence ATGATTTGCGATCAATGCGGAGAACGTCCTGCTTCCGTAATTGTTAAACAAAAGATGCAGGGACAGATGACGGAGCGTCATTTATGTCACGTCTGTGCTGCTGAAAACCACAACTTAAATTTTGTTTTTGAACAAGATCCTATGGCTATTCATCAATTGTTGTCTAATTGGTTTCCTAAACAGCAAACTTCAGTAAGTCCAGTGAAAAAAGAAGTGGCGGTCTGCCCTTCTTGCGGATTTACTTTTACAAAGTTTTTGGAGCTGGGAAAATTCGGTTGTGCAACTTGTTATGAAGCCTTTGAACCACAATTAGAAAACATTTTTAAACGGCTTCACAACGGCAATTTTGAACATGCTGGAAAAATTCCTGCTTCTTATGGAAGCACATTAAAGATACGAAAAGAAATAGAAGAACTAAGAAAGCTTATGCAAGTTTCAATTCAAAATGAGAATTTTGAAGAAGCAGCAAAATTCCGGGATGAAATTAAAGAATTAAATCTTCAGCTTGAAGGAGGTGTCCCGGATGGCAATTGA